One part of the Terriglobales bacterium genome encodes these proteins:
- a CDS encoding YbaK/EbsC family protein — translation MTQKTNAARFLDQLGIRYELREYEVDPDDLAAEAVATKIGLPPGQLFKTLVANGDRHGICMAAIPSDTELDLKRLAACAYREFRPYQPAYLWHVNRRSR, via the coding sequence ATGACCCAGAAAACCAATGCGGCCCGCTTTTTGGATCAATTAGGAATCCGCTATGAGCTACGCGAATACGAAGTGGACCCGGACGATCTCGCAGCTGAGGCGGTTGCAACTAAGATCGGCCTGCCGCCTGGGCAGCTTTTCAAAACGTTGGTTGCAAATGGTGATCGACACGGAATCTGCATGGCCGCTATTCCATCTGATACGGAACTGGACCTTAAACGTCTTGCTGCCTGTGCATACCGAGAATTCCGTCCGTATCAACCAGCATACTTGTGGCACGTTAATCGCAGATCTCGTTGA
- a CDS encoding SDR family oxidoreductase, which yields MTITYPFPVSEDEFKGKRVLVTGGTKGMGQAMVRRFTLSGASVATTARSPLPEGQAVALFAQTDIGTAAGVREVISRVQQEWGGLDILVNNVGGSDAPNGGYSALSDDDWQKALNVNLLASVRLDRAFLPGMIERKAGVILHISSIQHRLPLYDATLAYAAAKGALNTYSKGLANEVGPKGVRVNMISPGFIETSGAHGMILRLARSCGISEDAARQQIMNMIGGIPIGRPGRPEEVAELVAFLASDRAASIHGADYIIDGGTMPTV from the coding sequence GTGACGATCACCTACCCTTTCCCAGTTTCAGAAGATGAATTTAAGGGCAAGCGGGTTCTGGTAACCGGTGGCACGAAGGGCATGGGACAAGCGATGGTACGCCGTTTTACTCTGAGCGGCGCCTCAGTTGCAACGACTGCACGGTCGCCGCTGCCGGAAGGGCAGGCGGTTGCTCTCTTCGCGCAGACGGACATCGGTACCGCTGCAGGCGTGCGAGAAGTAATCAGCCGCGTTCAGCAGGAGTGGGGTGGACTCGACATCCTAGTCAACAATGTCGGAGGATCAGATGCTCCTAACGGCGGATATAGCGCCCTCTCTGACGACGATTGGCAAAAGGCGCTCAACGTCAACCTACTCGCATCCGTTCGTCTCGACCGAGCATTTCTACCGGGCATGATCGAACGCAAAGCAGGTGTCATTCTTCACATCTCGTCCATCCAGCACCGTCTGCCGCTCTATGACGCGACGCTTGCTTATGCTGCGGCGAAGGGTGCTCTCAATACTTACAGCAAAGGTTTGGCAAACGAAGTTGGCCCGAAGGGCGTCCGCGTCAACATGATCTCGCCTGGATTCATCGAGACTTCAGGCGCACACGGTATGATCTTACGACTCGCACGGAGCTGCGGCATCAGCGAGGACGCCGCTCGCCAGCAAATCATGAATATGATCGGAGGGATTCCCATTGGCCGGCCTGGCCGGCCGGAGGAAGTCGCCGAACTGGTGGCATTCCTAGCGTCCGATCGTGCGGCTTCGATTCACGGTGCAGACTACATCATTGATGGCGGCACGATGCCTACTGTCTGA
- a CDS encoding nuclear transport factor 2 family protein, producing the protein MALDVPQPVAEYLAAEKAKDAGALSRCFTEDGTVDDEGQDYHGRDSIRQWKQAADAKYRYVRLPVDVQTLGDLVTVRARLTGKFPGSPVELDHIFKPSKDKIASLEIRS; encoded by the coding sequence ATGGCTCTTGATGTGCCCCAACCTGTCGCGGAATATCTGGCCGCCGAAAAGGCGAAGGATGCTGGTGCGCTTTCCCGTTGCTTCACCGAAGATGGCACTGTCGACGACGAGGGGCAGGATTATCACGGTCGTGACTCAATCCGCCAATGGAAGCAAGCGGCGGACGCGAAATACCGATACGTCCGGCTGCCGGTTGACGTTCAAACGCTCGGAGACTTGGTGACCGTTCGTGCCCGACTGACCGGTAAGTTTCCTGGAAGCCCTGTTGAACTAGACCACATCTTCAAACCTTCCAAAGACAAGATTGCTTCACTGGAGATTCGATCGTGA
- a CDS encoding uroporphyrinogen decarboxylase family protein codes for MNRRDFLSTTVAAAGFALARSGFERKSGSSILSHKERVDRALLGQDVDRPPFTFYRHYGRPTAELEAQDHLDFHRTYKTDIVKVMNDFDYPKSTTGKWFDLKPLDSPYPNQLETLRRVRDGINGDGYFIDTLYGPYMTAMILYQSQPQFANLPKSDDVQDQQIKSLHDFQRQNPDAWHNALDAITQSTINHIRQSKEIGASGALVSIFNAESKFGTVEDYKKYSRPYDKRVFDALADTKLTVLHLHYLERPYLDQFKDFHAPVLQYSVKTSGIPISEIRQKYSQPILGGVDEIDYRKLTTDEIRSQWQDAKSQAGAKYVAAPGCSIPNDSTADELAHFPKSLGI; via the coding sequence ATGAACCGACGCGATTTCCTTTCTACCACTGTCGCTGCAGCTGGATTTGCACTTGCGAGATCTGGCTTTGAAAGAAAAAGCGGATCTTCCATTTTAAGCCACAAAGAACGCGTCGACCGGGCTTTGCTAGGTCAAGATGTCGACCGTCCTCCGTTCACGTTCTACCGGCACTACGGAAGGCCGACAGCAGAACTCGAAGCGCAAGACCATCTCGATTTTCATCGTACGTACAAGACGGACATCGTGAAGGTGATGAATGACTTCGACTATCCGAAATCAACAACCGGCAAGTGGTTCGACTTAAAACCGCTCGATTCGCCGTATCCGAACCAATTGGAAACCCTTCGACGGGTTCGCGATGGGATCAATGGTGACGGGTATTTCATCGATACGCTCTACGGTCCGTACATGACGGCCATGATCCTGTATCAGTCACAGCCGCAGTTCGCGAATTTGCCGAAGTCGGACGATGTCCAGGACCAACAGATCAAAAGCCTCCATGACTTTCAGCGACAGAATCCGGACGCATGGCACAACGCGCTCGATGCGATCACGCAATCAACAATCAATCACATCCGACAAAGTAAAGAGATTGGGGCGTCTGGCGCGCTCGTGAGCATTTTCAACGCAGAGAGCAAGTTCGGCACCGTCGAAGACTACAAGAAATATTCCCGTCCCTATGACAAGCGCGTCTTCGATGCGCTCGCTGATACAAAGCTGACTGTGCTCCATTTGCATTATTTGGAAAGGCCGTATCTCGACCAGTTCAAGGATTTCCATGCGCCCGTTCTTCAATACTCGGTGAAGACCAGTGGCATTCCCATCTCGGAGATTCGCCAGAAGTACTCACAGCCGATACTTGGTGGCGTTGATGAGATCGACTATCGCAAACTAACGACGGACGAAATTCGTTCTCAATGGCAGGACGCGAAATCGCAGGCCGGAGCAAAGTACGTCGCCGCACCGGGTTGCTCCATCCCGAATGATTCCACTGCTGACGAGCTGGCACACTTTCCCAAGTCTCTGGGGATTTAG
- a CDS encoding helix-turn-helix domain-containing protein, with protein sequence MPKRYTPTSAAADVEAALRLLEGRWKLVILFHLFGGKVMRFSDLERAIPNITQKMLGQQLRGMAADGIVVRTAYPQVPPKVEYRLTSWGQSICPTLDAILKWADRRPADRRKRNSR encoded by the coding sequence ATGCCGAAACGCTATACGCCCACATCCGCCGCCGCAGACGTAGAAGCAGCGCTCCGTCTTTTGGAAGGAAGATGGAAGCTGGTGATTCTGTTCCATCTATTCGGAGGCAAGGTGATGCGCTTTTCCGATCTGGAACGGGCGATACCCAACATCACTCAGAAAATGCTGGGGCAGCAACTCCGCGGCATGGCAGCGGACGGAATCGTTGTGCGGACGGCTTATCCCCAGGTGCCGCCGAAGGTTGAGTACCGTCTGACATCATGGGGCCAATCCATTTGTCCTACGCTTGACGCCATACTGAAATGGGCCGATAGACGACCAGCGGACCGAAGAAAGCGCAACTCGCGCTGA
- a CDS encoding rhodanese-like domain-containing protein — protein sequence MLEWRFDPTSSARLPVATDHDSQVIVICSEGYTSSLAAIALQDLGLQRATGVIGGFQAWRATGLPIVPPRTAP from the coding sequence GTGCTTGAGTGGCGGTTCGACCCAACCTCCAGTGCGCGGCTGCCGGTCGCGACCGATCATGACAGCCAAGTGATCGTGATTTGTTCTGAAGGCTATACCTCTAGTCTCGCGGCGATAGCTCTGCAGGATCTTGGACTGCAACGCGCGACGGGCGTGATTGGTGGATTTCAGGCATGGAGAGCAACGGGTCTGCCGATTGTTCCGCCACGCACAGCTCCCTAG
- a CDS encoding cysteine dioxygenase family protein gives MQLATDKRPVQKEDNASIAAKSLSGTVLKTTEELANIVSLFASSDGWMDKVRLRAEERWYERLYHGPDYDIWVISWLPGQSTGFHDHGASSGALVVATGILEEHRPGERTFVIHPGRPRAFGPDYAHDVRNVSLAPAISIHANSPPLSDMNEYELDGSRLVPRDRSSGKTETADQEPRMQKWKPSNGTGVLSIEQVLLAARARLRRLSPEEAHAALVKTEAILVDIRPKGQARDRG, from the coding sequence ATGCAACTCGCAACAGATAAAAGACCTGTGCAAAAGGAAGACAACGCATCGATCGCAGCGAAGAGCCTATCCGGAACGGTCTTGAAAACAACTGAGGAGCTCGCCAACATCGTCTCTCTGTTCGCGTCGTCTGACGGATGGATGGATAAAGTGCGTCTGCGGGCCGAAGAGCGCTGGTATGAGCGGCTGTATCACGGTCCGGACTACGACATATGGGTGATCAGCTGGCTGCCTGGGCAATCCACCGGTTTTCACGATCATGGTGCGTCCTCGGGCGCCCTGGTCGTTGCGACTGGAATTCTGGAAGAGCATCGTCCTGGCGAGCGAACCTTCGTGATACATCCGGGCAGGCCGCGCGCATTCGGTCCTGATTATGCGCATGACGTGCGTAACGTCTCCCTCGCGCCGGCGATCAGCATTCACGCAAACTCTCCTCCGCTTAGCGACATGAACGAATACGAGTTGGATGGCAGTCGACTGGTTCCGCGTGACCGCTCATCTGGGAAGACTGAAACGGCCGATCAAGAGCCGCGAATGCAAAAGTGGAAACCCTCGAACGGGACCGGCGTTTTGAGCATTGAGCAGGTGCTTTTAGCGGCACGCGCACGGCTGCGACGGCTATCTCCAGAAGAGGCGCATGCGGCATTGGTCAAAACAGAGGCGATACTCGTCGATATTCGTCCCAAAGGCCAGGCGCGCGATCGAGGGTAG